The Naumovozyma dairenensis CBS 421 chromosome 1, complete genome genomic interval aatgatttgaaagaaaaattaaaaccATTAgctgaaaaggaaattaaaattttaaaagatttgaaaaaaaaggaaTGTGAAGAATTAGGTATCCCATATGATGGTCACTATTATATTTGGGATCATAGAtattatgataataagTATTTAAAGGATAACTTCAATGTTgacattgaaaaaatctcAGAATATTATCCATTGGAATCCACTATCGATGGAAtgttaaaaatttatgaaacagtattaaatttgaaatttattgaagagACAGATCCATTGGCTAAAAATGTATGGCATCCAGATGTTAAACAATTATCTGTTTGGAACATGGATGATAGAGCAAACCCAGCATTTGTTGGATGGATATATTTCGATTTATATCCAAGAGATGGTAAATACGGACATGCAGCCAATTTCGGAATTGCTTCTTCATATATCACCGaggaaaataaaagatcATATCCTGTCACTGCCTTAGTTTGTAATTTCTCCAAACCAACAAAGAATAAACCTGCTTTATTAAAGCATTCTGAAATTACTACTTTTTTCCATGAATTAGGCCATGGTATTCATGATCTGGTTGGTCAAAATAAAGCTGCTAGATTTAATGGACCTGGATCTGTCCCATGGGATTTTGTTGAAGCACCATCTCAAATGTTAGAATTTTGGACTtggaataaaaatgaattattatccCTATCTAAACATTATAAGACTGGTGAAAAAATCCCTGAAGATTTATtggattcattaatatcaaCTAAACATGTAAATGGTGCACTGTTTGCATTAAGACAATTACATTTTGGTTTATTTGATATGACAGTTCATACGACAAAGGATATAGAAAATTTAGATTTGTTAAAATTATGGAATGAATCAAGAGAAGAGATTTGTCTAGTTGAGAATGGAGAAAATTTTACTAAGGGTTATAATTCATTTGGACATATTATTTCAGATTCATATTCAGCAGGTTATTATGGTTATATGTGGGCTGAAGTTTTCGCAGCTGATATGTATCATACTAAATTTGCTCCAAATCCATTAGATGTCAGCGTCGGTATCAAATATAGAGATTTGATTTTGGCAAAGGGTGGCTTATATGAAATAAATGACaatttattagaatttTTAGGAAGAGAACCATCAAACAAACCATTCTTAAAAGAATTAGGTTTATAATTTTACGTCGTCtctaaaataatatagatatacgtatatatttcatgtctcaaattcaatatacATCAAAAACCCctaattaaagaaaatgtcCGAAACCGTTAAAATAATTGATTCTAGATAGCTAATACTTCGCCGTTAGATTTTGCCGAAAACATTCTTATTAATACTAGCAGATTTGACAAATGTTCTAAAACGTATACCATTTTATCTGAGAATTTTAActtaaatatattgattgaAACAAGGAATAAATAGACCAACGTTTGAAACAATTCCAGTAATAAATCCATTATCATCGAAGAGCATTTTTTAATTCCTATATCCAGTTTTTCATGTAAGACACTAGAGACCAGGTTCTCATTCCTGGTAATACGTTTCgaattttttctttctttgacTAATCTAATTCTTGCCTTGACAGCCCTTATCAATTGATGAACCAATTTCCTTGttgttaatattaatgtGACAAACCATATTTTCGAACCAAAATTTCCcttatttaaatttctATATAAGAGATTGTTTTCACTTATGATACCTAGACTTTTTAATAGGTATACGTTATCAAAGATATTGCAAATATATTCTAAGCCTCCAATTATGCTATCCTCCATGGTTCTTCTCATATAACCATCTGCAAAAGAGCAACTGTCTTGCTTCCTTGAATTGAGCTAGTTTTCTACTCCTTGATAGAAAATGTTACTTCAATGAGATGCTTTTTTCTAAGACACACACTAAAAACACAGTTGAATTCTGATGGCTCATTCATTACCTTCACTCCTATGGAGCATGATTCATCTTCACTTTGGCTTCCACTGCATTGGTCCGTATGTACGTGGAAGTTCAATCATCATCGACTATTCGAAGTAggaaatttcaagaaaagcGGACCTGAACATAACATGGAGGAAGACTCCGCTGCGCTGCGCTAAAAAGTTTTGACTGTATGTTCATTCCGgttcctcttcttcttcttactTATACACCTCTCCATACTCCAAGCACAAAAGAAGGAAACAACAACACAGTTATATTCACAACCATTCAATGAACTCAAATGGATCTTCTATTATATATGGAGATTAACAGTTTGAACGAAAGAATTGGTACTGCTAATACTATCTATAATGATTagtaaagaaatttgaCCACTATGAAAGTGAAAGTTAGGCGGTTACCATCAGAACACAAGCGCACATTCAAAAATCATTGATAAGGAAAAAGTATACAGATTAGCCACTTTAAGTTATACACAATGATTAAAATATCTCTCTGATTGAGTATCAAGTATAAAAGGCCATCCCATGCCCACTTCTCAGGGAAGTTCTTCTATCTGCCTTAATTAGTCTTCCTTTCCTTTTGCGAACGATCTTAGGGTTTAGTTCTTCGGGGAACCATGGCAGCTCCGGCTTCTGTGAGTAGGGTTTGCTCTGAACCCTCTACATTTTGCGGGCCCGCTTTTTAACTGGTCCCTTCGCTGTAACACGGTGGCAAAAATAACAAGGAGTTCAAGCCTTTAACAGCTACATTGGTGACAAAAAAATTCTAACCGTATTAAAAATAGTATCATTCGATAGCCATTGATCGCAGCTATGCAACTATGGTAATATCTCATAAGCTTTCCATAGAAACTATACTAACTTTTATGTATTTTCTGCTGTTTACTCCATTTTTACTTAGTGCtttattttacaaattCCAAAAACTTGGCCCGAAGCGGGGCCAAAATAGCCAGCAGATCGTGACTTTTTTTACTATTACCCGGGGGGGGTTTTCCAATTTGAACCAATCAGAAGCTAACGTCCTTACACCCAGGGGTCggaaatatttattttcaccGTTTGCGTCTCGTTTCCTCTTTCTTACATTTCACTTTGTGtactttcttcttctttcaagaTTCGAAACGGTTTGTGGTACTTTATTTCACGGGATATCTTTAAAGACCTAACCTCTCAaagttatcattattaggGTTACTAACAATAGTTCaactataataataagattatTCCTTTACTGACGAAGagtattataatatattaaaactCGTTATTGAATAACTCAGAGGTTGcttcaattattattattattattattatctttacaataataatttcatattGCATTGcgtagtaataataatttaggataatttttcttattcGAAACTTtcattgttgttgtcttttgttgttgcttTTTGAGCTTCTAAATAAACGTCAGTATGAcattttcaagaaaacGTTCCCATTCAACATTAATATCCGattataatgaagaaaatcaatttaaaagaagaaatttttccAGTTTAACTAATATCAAAAACCATCAACAAATAATACACTGTGATGATAATGAGGATGTTGACTCTTATAACTATTACAATCCTGCCATATCAAAACATTTGGATTCAGATCGTGACATCTTATTAGATATGGTTAGTTCAATGGAAACTGGAGCGTTTGATCATGTTTCTCACTTTGATCCTTCAAAGgattatcaatatcaatatgatgctaataataacaccAAAGGGAAATCTATTTCAAGAACgacttcattttcaaatggGACTAAAAAAAGTATTATTTCTACACAAGATAAAATTGCAAGAGAACATTGTTTCGATTATATTGTTCAAGCAATTGATGAAGTTTGGGCTCGTTATTGTGATACAACATCCAATGCTGAAGCTAAAGTTTATAGTTCCATGAATACTAATTCCAAACATTCAGAGGAAATTTGCTTaaatttaccaaatttAAGCAAAGATATTGATCAAGTTGAATCAAATGAGAACGAATTTGATCACcataatcatcatcaatctTATAAACCACTAAATCTTTCAGATCAGGAAGAATCAGATCTTTCTGAAAGtgacgatgaagatgaagacaAAGAAACAAGTGGATATAAATCAGAAGCTACAAATTTAACAGAATATGAAACAGATTCCGGTGGAGATCATCGCACTGTCTCTAGATTACCagattcaataaatttacaatctttgaaatcaaGATTACTAAAAGCCAAAGATGATTTAGAGCAAGTTTATGATTCTATTGATCTTTCAGATTGTATTGCATTTTGGAGACGGTGGGACATGATTAAATATAGCGCCGTTGAAGTCatggaagatgatgatgatgatgaaatcaTAGAGAACGCTATAATGGAACTGGAAGAAGGTAGGTTCTATAGAGAATGATATTACTTCAGCTTCATATCCACTCGATCATTCATACATacattcattcatttatCCGCTGGTTTTCTTTTCAGTTATTATCTACGGATACGGgacatttttatttaaacaGGAGgaactaataataatattatcgCATAGACTCTGACACTGATCAGAGTAGTAAATAGTCATTCatatatacttttttaAGGATAAACATTTTGCATTATAATacattcaaatttattaaaatctttTTCATCAGATTGTTTCATAATTACCAAAAACTGTTTCGGAAGTTACTATCCTGACAGGAAGCTGTAGTCCAGGCACCTTATACACAATAAACTCTACTAGTCTCAATTCGGAATTTTGACCATTCAAAAAACTAGAATTATTTCATGAAAACTTGCGCTCTGTAACTATAATTCCCTTAAAAGGTAAGTATATACTTCTGTGTATAAGTTGTTGTCACATTGCTGTTAACCCATCGGGATCGTTTTGCATTCTACCGTAGTGCATGCGTACGTgaacatttttattataaacGTGACACTGACGCGTAAACGCTAAATTTTGGCTTGCGAGGATGTTTCAGTATGGAACAATAGCTCGAAATCTGTTTTATAGAAGGAGCTTCTCTAACAAATGAAccagaaagaaaaaaagcaATAGTCCTTGGAATATACTTTATATAAAGTAGTAGACTATTTATCTTTGTTGCATTTAccttattattcttatttttgCCCTCATAACTTAAGACATTAAGACAGTAACTAGCAACTAGCAACAAAACTAGATaacaaaaggaagaaaCAAATCAGAAAATGACACCAATGGAATCATACACAACGTCAAAAGAGTCAGAACACAAATCAAAACATGTTAATTTTAAACCGAGTACAGGATTCCATACTAAtgattattcaaataacTATATCCATACGGGTTCGATGCCCCAAAAACATGTaacaaatattgaaaatccAGTAGAAGGATATCCCAAATTACAGAAATTGTTTGAAGAGAAAGATAAACAAATATCACATTACGCTACAACACCTTTTGGATGTAAAGTTGAAATAGATTCTATGGTTCCCAAGCTCAATAGTTGGATTCAAAAAGATAACTTAAACTTTGATGTCGTAATGATTGGTTGTTTAACGGATAATCAATTCATATATCCATTATTAACTCAAT includes:
- the PRD1 gene encoding metalloendopeptidase (similar to Saccharomyces cerevisiae PRD1 (YCL057W); ancestral locus Anc_1.9), producing MIWSTGLTKSLFNQISSRKKLIVSSIVVPVVSVSLINIIQSKRTYSPNNIIMTNNTVNNKHGFIAPANTVPDWTWTPKQILDETKSYIEKTNKYYNSISEIESPSIENLIIPYMNYENKMGLLINQLTFLQHVSADKKIRDASLEATRLLEDHDILTSLRWEIWEQFEKVWETVQNDDDFLKNHQFETYKFIEKIHKDSLRNGLKSERNYQLKYIKGKISADALTFSSNLGEQNEYVSFTKEELDGVSETVMDQFEKFIDPKTNEKKYKVTFKYPDIFPVLKTAKNPKTRKIAFLGDQNKVPENEKLLCNVLKLRKELANTLGYSTYANYNLDIKMAKNQETVLKFLNDLKEKLKPLAEKEIKILKDLKKKECEELGIPYDGHYYIWDHRYYDNKYLKDNFNVDIEKISEYYPLESTIDGMLKIYETVLNLKFIEETDPLAKNVWHPDVKQLSVWNMDDRANPAFVGWIYFDLYPRDGKYGHAANFGIASSYITEENKRSYPVTALVCNFSKPTKNKPALLKHSEITTFFHELGHGIHDLVGQNKAARFNGPGSVPWDFVEAPSQMLEFWTWNKNELLSLSKHYKTGEKIPEDLLDSLISTKHVNGALFALRQLHFGLFDMTVHTTKDIENLDLLKLWNESREEICLVENGENFTKGYNSFGHIISDSYSAGYYGYMWAEVFAADMYHTKFAPNPLDVSVGIKYRDLILAKGGLYEINDNLLEFLGREPSNKPFLKELGL
- the NDAI0A00190 gene encoding uncharacterized protein (similar to Saccharomyces cerevisiae YCL056C; ancestral locus Anc_1.10), whose product is MRRTMEDSIIGGLEYICNIFDNVYLLKSLGIISENNLLYRNLNKGNFGSKIWFVTLILTTRKLVHQLIRAVKARIRLVKERKNSKRITRNENLVSSVLHEKLDIGIKKCSSMIMDLLLELFQTLVYLFLVSINIFKLKFSDKMVYVLEHLSNLLVLIRMFSAKSNGEVLAI
- the NDAI0A00200 gene encoding uncharacterized protein (ancestral locus Anc_1.11), which translates into the protein MTFSRKRSHSTLISDYNEENQFKRRNFSSLTNIKNHQQIIHCDDNEDVDSYNYYNPAISKHLDSDRDILLDMVSSMETGAFDHVSHFDPSKDYQYQYDANNNTKGKSISRTTSFSNGTKKSIISTQDKIAREHCFDYIVQAIDEVWARYCDTTSNAEAKVYSSMNTNSKHSEEICLNLPNLSKDIDQVESNENEFDHHNHHQSYKPLNLSDQEESDLSESDDEDEDKETSGYKSEATNLTEYETDSGGDHRTVSRLPDSINLQSLKSRLLKAKDDLEQVYDSIDLSDCIAFWRRWDMIKYSAVEVMEDDDDDEIIENAIMELEEGRFYRE